The Natranaerovirga pectinivora genome segment GGAAGAGTTAAAGAAATTAGGTGGGCCAGCAAGCCACGGATGTATAAGATTGGAAGATAAAGATGCAAAATGGTTTTATGAGAACATACCCGATGGTACAATGGTCATTATACATGACTTTTAATTTACAAATATTTCCATTTTTGTTATAATGAATTCTATTAAGGTATAAGAAAGAAATGGTTGGGTGTACTAACTTTCTTAGAGTGTGAGGGGAGACACTGAAGTATGAAACAACAACAAAAGATATTAATAATATTAATATTTTTAATTCAAATAATGATTATAGGGTGCACAAAGAATGATTTTGTAGAAAGTGGTATTGATTCCATAAATAGTAAAGCAGCAACAGTAGTTAATTCACCTCAAAAGAATACAGTAGAGAAAGATGAATGGACAGACTTTATTGTATTTGGTAATTCAGATGACAACTATAGCATATACAAAATGGATATTAATGGAGATAACTTAAGAAAAATATCAAATGGGAAAATGGAAGGCATAGATGTACTTAGGGAGTATGTTTATTATAAGGACAGCGAATTTATATATGAACCTGGCCCCCTAAGAAGAGTAAGTTGGAATGGTGAAAAGGATGAAGAGGTAATTGCATACTTAGTTGAACAATATATAGTTACAGATGAGTATATATTTTTTGAAAGCGATAATAAATTATATAGAAGTGATAAAGAAGGTAATAATATAATCACTTTGGCTGTAGTAAATAGAGTGATTTACGATATGAAGTATAGTGATGGCAAGTTGTATTTTAATACCAGTCAAGGCATTTATATGATTAAAGAAGATGGTAAAGATTTGTCTATAGTTGTATCAGGAGGCTTTTACAAATTTAATATATCCCAAGATTTATTAATATACAATAACAATGATGTAGTTGTTATATATAATCTGAAAAAACAAGAAAAGGTTGAAGTTTCAAATAAAAATAATTATGAGTTATTTGTAATAGATGATTATATTTATTATTCCCAAGACCAATTTCTAGTTCGAGAAAATATATACACCAATAACAAAGATAAAATTTTTCTAAGCACCTTTTCTTATAATTTTTTTGGGTATGGTGAATATGTATATTGTTTTGGGGATAATTTTATTTGGAGAGTTGATAAAGATTTACAAAACAAGAAAGTTGTATTCGGAAAAGGTAATGTATTTAAAACAAATATGTTGTTAGTAAATGATGATTATACCTTTGTTAGAAGTTATGATTTTATCAACTATAAAGACCATTTAACATTCCTATATGACGCTGTAGATCCTACTAAAAAATTAATAGAGGAACCAATTGATAATGCAGTATTAATAGAGAACACTATTTATTATGTTAATCACTATAATAAGAAATTATATAAATACAATTTAATAACCCATGAAACAGAATTAATAATCAATGATCCAGTTTTGGAATTTGTCATTATAGATAATCTTATTTATTTTAGTAGAAATGATAATTATAAATTATATGTTATGAAAGATGGAGGAATAAAAAAGATCATAGATAATGGGGTATACAATATTAAATATAGTAATGGCCATATATATTATATAGATAGAGATGACAACAACAGTTTGTATAAATTAGATGCCCATAAGATGCCAGAAAAAATATTAGATGATTTTACAACTCAGTATGAGATTGTGGATAACACGATTTACTATCGAAATGAAAGTCAAAAAGGTGAGCTGTATAGAAAAAGGAATAATGTAAAAACAAAGCTCACTGAAGTAGCAGTAGATGGCATTTATTATAATACTAACCTATATTACATTGTATCTGAGGGAATAAATATATTGTACCAATTAGAGGTGCATAAAGAAAAAAGTAACATTGCCAAATTTATTGGAATGAATTATTTAGATTTTATAATAAAGGATAATGAATATATTGAAGCGGTAGCATCAGAAAGTGGAACTATTGCTATTAGAAAAGCTCGATACAATAAGGATTTAGCATTATATGAAGACAATAGTTTGACATATGAAAAAGTAGGACCCAACACATATATTTGTATGTATGAAAACTATATATACAAATACCATAATGGGGATAACACACTAGTATTGTTACATCCCTATCCTGTAAATAGGTTTCAAGTAAAAGATGGATGGATTTATATAACAGGAGACATATATGATAATAAATTAAAATCATATATTAAAAGAATAAGTATAGCATCAAATAGTGAAGAGTATTTAATAGAAAGCAATGAATTTCATACACCTTCATATAATTTTGTAGTGGATAATGATAAAATATACTATTATTTTCCTTATCAAGAACATAGAGGCAATCTCTATGTAAAAGATATAAAAAGTAAAAATGTAAGTATATTAGTAAATGATTGCAACCAAATAGTAGACATTGTTAATGATCAAATAATATATATGAATTCTGAAAACTATATATTTAGCATCGATAAAAAAGGTCAAGATAAAAAAATATTAGTAAATGAAAAGTCAGAATATCTAGGCATAAGCAATTCAAAACTATACTATTTCAGTTATGCAGATATTAGTTTTGACGGCTATATTAAAGAATTAGACTTAAAGGAAGGCACCATCTCTAATGTATCTAAAGAACCTATTAAAACTTGGGATTATTATGTTTTTAACAATTATGTTTATTATCTCTTAGAAGATATTATGATTTTAAACATAAATACTGGTGAAACAAAAGCAGTATATCAAAAGGACATACAACACTTTTATATTAATAATAGAGAACTAATTGTATATATTGAAGAAGACAATCAATCAGTTATTCATAGATATTCCTTAGAAGAATTAATAGGTTAATGAAAATGTAATTTGCAAACTTGCTTGCAAGGATTTGAGAATACTACTTTCACTGAAACCTTGTGCTTGTAGTGTAACGTAAATCATGTTACAAGGTTAATATAAAATAGCGGAGAATATTATTCTCCGCTATTTATAAATACAAGAGAAGTATGGTTTTTAGTTAAAGCAACTTATGTTATAATTAAAATTAATATATACTTATATAACCTAGTTTAATTCATGAGAGAAAGAAAAAGAAGGTAATTACATGAAAATACTACTAACATCAATAAATGCAAAATTTATACATTCGAATTTAGCAATTCATAGTATTAGAGCCTATTCTAAAGAATATGAAAAAAATATACAAATAAGAGAGTTTACAATAAACAATAGTGTAGATGATATACTAAGGGAAATCTATAAAGAAAATCCTAATGTATTAGCCATATCCACCTATATTTGGAACATAGAAATGGTAAAAGATATTATAATTGAGATTAAAAAAATACTTCCTAACATAGAAATCTGGTTGGGTGGACCTGAAGTATCATTTGATAGTGAAAAACAGTTAGAAAGATACAATATGATAAAGGGAATTATAACTGGTGAAGGGGAAGGCATCTTTAAAGATATTACTTCTTATTATGTAGATGGACAACCTTCTCTTAATAAAATTCAAGGGATTGTCTTTAGAGACCAAGCTAGAATAATAAATACAGGCATAAGACCTATACTAGATATTAATACCATTCCATTTGCTTATGAAGAGATTATTGAAACCTTTGAAAATAAAATCATATATTATGAAAGCTCAAGAGGATGTCCTTTTAGTTGTCAGTATTGCTTATCATCCATTGAAAGAGCAGTGAGATTTAGAGATTTAGATTTAGTAAAAATAGAATTAAAACAATTTATTCAAGCTTCAGTAAAGCAAGTAAAATTCGTAGATAGAACATTTAATTGCAAAAAAGAACATGCATTAGGGATCTGGAATTTTCTAAAAGAAAATGACAATGGATTTACAAATTTTCATTTTGAAATTGCAGCAGATTTAATAGATGAAGACATGTTAGAATTTTTATCAACAGTAAGACAAGGTTTGTTTCAGTTTGAAATAGGGGTTCAATCAACCAATGAGGCAACATTAGACATTATTCAAAGAAAAACAAATTTTAGTAAATTGAGCCAAGCAGTAAAGGCATTGAATACATTTCAGAATATCCATCAACATTTAGATCTAATTGCTGGGTTGCCAAAAGAAGATTATAATACTTTTAAAAAATCATTTAATGATGTCTATGCCTTAGCGCCAGAACAATTACAATTAGGGTTTTTGAAAGTTTTAAAAGGGTCTGGTATATTTAATAGAAAAGAAGAATTAGGTATAGTACACAGAGACAAACCACCTTATGAAGTCATCACCACAAAAGAATTGACTTATGGAGAAATTCAAACATTAAAAATGATTGAAGAAATGGTTGAAATATATTACAATAGCGGTCAGTTTACACATACCATAAAATTTATAGAAAAATACTTTGTAAACCCTTTTGAAATGTTTGAATCCATGGCCAATTATTATGAAAAAAATAATCTAAACACATTACAACATTCAAGAATAGCAAGGTATGATATATTACTAGAATACTTTAATACCCATATAGAAAAGAATAATAAAGTAATAGAGGAAATACTAATATTGGATTTATATCTCCAAGAAAATTTAAAGAAAAGACCAGAATGGGCTCAAGAAAAAGAAGAATATAAAGAAAGCATAAAAGACTTCTACAAAGAATCAGAAAACATAACCCAATACTTACCCCAATACAAAGGATATACAGCTAAGCAAATCACAAGAATGACTCATATTGAAACATTTACAGTGGATATAATGAAATTTATAAAAACAAAAGAGATTGTAAGTGGAGAAAAGCCTACTTTTATTCTCTTTGATTATTTAGATAGAAACCCATTAAATCATCATGCTAAAATAAAACAAATACCATTATAGGAGGTGTTGTAATGGGATTAAAACAACGGGTAAAAAAAGTCCTTGAGATACTAGATGATCATTATCCAAAAGACATACCTTGTTATCTAGACCATGAAACACCTTGGCAACTTCTTATTGCAACGATTTTAAGTGCACAATGTACAGATGACAGGGTGAATATTGTAACAAAAACATTGTTTCAAAAGTACAAAAGTGTTGAAGCTTTTGCTAATGTAGAGATTACTGAACTAGAACAAGATATAAAGTCCACAGGATTTTATAGAAACAAAGCAAAGAATATAAAGGCTTGTTGTCAAAAATTAGTCCTAGAACATCATTCCAAGATACCAGATGATATTGAGTTATTAACAAAATTAGATGGCGTTGGTAGAAAAACAGCAAATGTTGTATTAGGAACAATTTATAAAAAGCCTAGTATTGTGGTGGACACACATGTTAAAAGAGTATCTAATAGATTAGGGTTTACACCTAATGAGGACCCAGTAAAAATAGAATATGACTTAATGGCAATCCTCCCAAGAGAACACTGGATACCTTATAATACTCAAATTATTGCCCATGGGAGAGCTATTTGCAGATCAAGAAGTCCAAAATGTGAAAGCTGCTTTTTCCTTCCGTATTGTCCATATGGATTGCAGAATCAATATAACACTATAAAAGAACAAGTTAAAGAATAAATCCCTAAAAGGTGAATCAATGAACAAAGAGCATATAAATAAATTAAAAGAAAAACTTAAAAATACAACAAATATAATAAGTAGAGAAAAATACTTTAATGCAGCAGTATTAATCCCCTTGGTTTTTATAAAGGACGAATACCATTTTCTTTTTGAAAAAAGAGCCAAAAACATTCGCCAAGGAAGTGAAATTTCATTCCCTGGCGGAGGGTTTGAAAAAGGGGATAAAAGTTTTTTAGGAACTGCCATTAGAGAGACCAAGGAAGAATTAGGGATTGAAGAAGATAAGATAGATGTAATAGGGAAAATAGGATCTTATATTGGAAGACAAGGCATAATTGTTGAGGTATATATAGGAGAGCTTAAAATTAATGATATAAATGAATTAAATCCAGAGGTAACTGAAGTAGATTATGTCTTTACAGTCCCAATTGATTATTTTAAAACCCAGGAACCTAAAAAGTATTCTGTAAGATTAGAACAACAACCTTATTATACAGATGAAAAAGGCAATGTAATTAATTTATTGCCATCTAAAGAATTAGGATTACCACAAAAATACCATGAGCCTTGGGGAGGGAAATCTGTAGAATTTGATTTTTACAGAGTTAATAATGAATGGATTTGGGGCATGACTGCAGATATGATTAAAGAAGCAATTCAACTAATAGATATAGAAAAATAGAGAGGTGAATAATGGAAAATTACATCGTATTAGATTTAGAGACAACAGGGATGAACCCATTCTATTCTAAGATTACAGAAATCGGGGCCATAAAAGTAATTAATGGAGAAATAAAAGAAGAGTTTTCAATGTTGGTGAATCCATTAACAGAAATACCAGAACAGATTGTAAGTCTAACAGGAATTAATGACAAGATGGTAAAAGATGCTCCCACTATAGAGGAAGTATTACCTGAATTTCTTAATTTCACAGGTGGTCAAAATATGCCAATTGTAGGTCATAATATTATATTCGATTACAGTTTTATAAAATACAACGCTTTAATGATAGGGAAGAGCTTTGAAAGAAAAGGAATTGATACCCTACATATTGCTAGGAAAACTTTAAGGGGACTAGAAAGTAGAAGTTTAAGTTACCTTTGTAAGCATTATAACATAGAGAATAATTCAGCACATCGTGCTTTATCTGATACAAAAGCAACTTATGAAATATTAAATTATTTAAAAAAGGCATACTACCTAACCAATAAAGAATTATTTATGCCAAAGCCATTGCATTGGAAGCCTAAAAAAGAGAATCCTATAACGGATAAACAGAGAAATTACCTAGAAGCATTACTTAACAGATACCAATTAAGTATCAATAAAAGCATTGAAGACCTAACAAAAAGTGAAGCATCAAAAAAAATAGATGAAATAAATTTCCAATATGGAAGAAGGGCATAAAATGAACAAAAGAAATATTAGATTAGATATAATCTATGATGGAACAAAATATTTAGGATGGCAAAGATTACAAAATTCTGATAAAACAATACAAGGAAAGATAGAACAAGTATTATCTAGAATGACAAATGAAGAAATAGAGATCATTGGGTCAGGAAGAACAGATGCAGGGGTTCATGGAAGGGGACAGGTAGCCAATTTTTATACCTTTAGCCAAAAGAGTGTTGAAAACATTAAAGAATATTTGAATCAATATCTTCCTAAGGACATTGCCATAACAGAAGTAACAGAAGTAGGTGAAAGGTTTCATAGTAGATACAATGTTACAAAGAAAACCTACTTGTATAGGATATGGACAAAAGATTTCCCGCCTGTTTTTGAAGATCCCTATACCTATTGGTATAATAAACCACTAGATATTGAAAAAATGAAAGAAGCTAGTCTGTTATTAGTAGGTAAAAAAGACTACCAAAGTTTTTCTAACAAAAAAACGAAAAAGAGTACAGTTAGAGATATAAAAGATATTACCATAGAGATAACCGATGATGAGCTAAAGATATATATAACGGCAGATGGGTTTTTATATAATATGGTTAGAATTATTGTTGGAACCCTTATTGAAGTAGGTGAGGGAAAAACTAAGATTCAGTCTATAAAAGATATGTTAGAAGCTAAAGAAAGAGCAAATGCAGGCGAAAGAGCACCTGCAAAAGGGTTGTCACTATATAAAGTGTATTATGATTAAGATTCATCTAATCATTCATGTAGATAAGAAAGAATTTTATTTTTAAGTAAATTATCTAATTGGTTGGCTTTCTCTATTAAATGCTTTAGGGCTTCAAACTGATGGGTTTCTTTGTATAACTTACCAAGTAAGATATAATGATCACTAATATCCGTGTTTATGTTAATACCATACTCTAAGACTGTAATGCTATCTTGAACAAACTCTATATCGTTTAGATGCTTACTCCATTTGTATAGAGTTCTTAAAAGTTCGAAGTATGTGTTCTCATAAGCGGACAATACTTCAAGATTGGCAATGCCATAATTTAATTTAAGGTCAGTATTACTATACCTTCGTAAATCTAGCATTTTTAATCTAGAAAGTTCTACCACTTTGTCTTGTAATGCTTTAAGTGTTTCATCATTTGTGTTAAAATGAAAAGGCAAAGCATCTAGATTAATAATAATATAATCAAGAGTATTAATATCTTTTTTTCTAGTAAAATTTGCTTTGGTTTCTTTTTCCCAAAAAGCCTTTCGTGCATTAGAATGCTTTTTTTCTAATAGTGAAGTTCTATATTTTATATAAATAATAATAAGTATTAAAATAACCAAAAAAATTGGAATAGGCATATAATCATTCCTTTATTCGAATAAAATAATAAGGAGGTAATAGAATGAAATTTTTCACTAAATTTCGTAAGCATATAGCAATAGGAATAGCTGCTATAATGGTGTTTTCTACTTTATTAGGAATAGTAGTAGCTTATCTATAAAGAGTTCCTAAAGCGTTGCACTCTTATAATTACCAAGTAGTTTAAAATATACGCAATCATTCTCCATAGAATTGATTGCTTTTTTTATGGAAGGATTATCCAAGTTGCCTTCAAAATCAATATAAAAATAATATTGCCAAGGGGTATGAACCACTGGTCTTGATTCGATTTTTAACATGTTAATATTATACTCAGAAAAAGATTTTAATGCACTATATAATGCACCAGCCTTATGTTCTGTTGTAAAAACTACGCTAATTTTATTGCAAGAGCTATTAATTTTATGGCTCTTTCCTAAAATGATAAATCGAGTTGTATTGGTTGTATTATAATTTATATTAGGGGCAAGGACTTGAAGTCCATATAATTCAGCTGCTTTTTTGCTACTAATAGAAGCAATTTTTGGGTTATTAGAGTTTTTAACATGTTCTGCACTACTTGCAGTGCTAAAGTGTGGGACAATGCTCCAATTGTATTGATCAAGAAAGGGTCTACATTGTTCAAATGCTTGAGGGTGGGAGTAGACTTCTTGAATGCTCTCTAAGGTTGCGTCTTTTGTAGCTAATAAGTGATGTTCTACTTTAACAAAAACCTCACCAACAATATGGTAGGGATAAGTATTAAGCAAATCATAGATTTCAGATACAGGACCTGTTGATGAATTTTCAATAGGTACAACCCCATAGTGAACATCATCCTTCTCTAATTCTTTAAAAACACCTTCAAACTTTTCATTATTAATGGGATTAACATTGTTTGGAAAATAATCTAAAAGTGCTTGTTCGCTAAAAGATCCGGGAACACCATAATATGCAATATTCAAACTCAAAAAAATCACCTATCTTTTCTTTAATATATATTTATAAAACGAAGTGTTAAATGACAGTATTCAATAAAATCACCTGTATACTAAACTATACAAGAAAAAGATTAGTAAATCAAGTTATAGTTAATTTTATCAGTTATTAAATAGATACAGAAACAAGTTTGCAAATACTTTTATATGTTAGAAAAAATTAACAATGAAAACTACTTGACAAAGAAAAAGAATTTGCATATGATAGATAGTAATAATCTGTAAAATTGTTTAAAAATTTAAGAAAATGATGTGATTGTATGAATAACCAACCAACAAAAATAAATTTAATTGCTAATACATTCTATTTTTACTTTCTTAGCTGGGGCTTTTATTATAGCGCTAGCTACTTTACATGTAAAAAATTGAATCCTATTAACAATCAAATTAAGAGTAAGTTGGTTACTATATAATTATAGTAATATAGACATCTATAAAAAGAACTCTTATGGGGTTCTTTTTTTTTATATAAATTCATTCGAATGAAACACAAAGAAATCAAAAAATATCATCTTAGCGCAAAGATGTTATTACCCAATACCAAAAAAGAAATGGTAAAAAAATTATAATTGGAGGTAATAAGTATGATAATCATTTTAAAACCAAAAACGGAGAGAAAAGTAATTGATGAGTTAATAGTAAAAATTAAAGATACAGGTGTTCAAGTCCATGAGTCTAAGGGAGAAAATTATTATGTTCTAGGTTTGGTTGGAGATACAAGTCGATTAACACCTGAACAATTTGAGGGTTACGATTGTGTAGAAAGAAGTATGCGGGTGCAACATCCTTTTAAGCTTGCAAGCAAATTATTTCACCCTGAGGATACAGTTATAAACATAGAAGGTGTAAAAATCGGAGGAGGCAACGCTGCTATAATAGCAGGACCTTGCTCAATTGAATCAGAAGAGCAATTATTAACAATTGCTAAATCAGTAAAAGAATCAGGAGCCAACATATTAAGAGGCGGTGCATACAAGCCTAGAAGTTCACCATATAGTTTTCAAGGAATGGAGATAGAAGGGTTAAAACTACTGAAAAAAGCCAAAGAGCTTACTGGATTGCTTACAATCACGGAAGCCATTTGCCTAGATTCTATAGAACATGTGGCAGAATATACAGATCTGATTCAAATTGGTGCAAGAAATATGCAAAACTTTGCATTATTGAAAAAGGCAGGGAAACTTAACAAACCAGTAGTGTTAAAAAGAGGATTAAGTGCAACAATGGAAGAATGGTTAATGGCAGCAGAGTATATTATGTCCGAAGGCAATTCACAAGTCATATTATGCGAAAGAGGCATAAGAACCTTTGAAACCTATACTAGGAATACGTTAGATATTAGTGCTGTACCAATGATAAAAGAAATAAGTCACTTGCCAATAATAGTAGACCCTAGCCATGCAGCAGGAAAATGGTCAATGGTAGAACCATTATCAAAAGCGGCAATGGCAGTAGGAGCAGATGGTATAATGGTTGAAGTTCATCACCAACCAGAGAATGCTTTAAGTGATGGTGCTCAATCACTAAAACCGGAAAAATTTAAAAAACTAATGGAAAACTTAGCGAAGATGGGTTTATAGTAACTTTATCTGGTAAGATTGATAATAATGAGGCAGATGAAAAGGAGATAAGAAAAATTTATCTCTTTTTTTTTAGTGATATTACAAATTATAAAAACATACATTTTTATAAGGCCAAAACAAAAAAATAAAATAGAAAAATAAGGTATAATTTTAGGAAAAAACAGGATAATAAAAGAGTGGAATTCTATACTTATGGGGAGGAAAAAGAGTGGATAAATCAATAAGTAATAAAAAAATCAAAAAAATAATTCTAATTACCTTAGCTATTATACTATCTGCAATACTACTAAGTTTCGTAGTAGGTTATACATATATTAAAAAAGCAATTAACAATGATATAATCTATGAGGGAATTTTTATAAATGACGTACACGTAGGTGGCTTAACAAAGGAAGAAGCCTATGAAGTGATTGATGAGATAGTTAATAATATAAAAAGCAATACATTAACCATTTATTATGAGGATCGCATTAATGAAACAGTTACTTTTGAAGAGCTGGGGTTTGATGCTATTAATAAAAACATAGTAGATGAAGCTTTTTCAATAGGAAAAGAAGGCAATATCCTAAAACGATTTAGAGAAATAAAAATATTAGAAGAGGAACACAAATATTACGAATTAATATTTGATTATGACACTAACACAATAATAAGTATTATAGATTCTATTAAAAATAACTTTTCTATAAAACCAAAAAATGCTATAATACAAAGAATAAATAAAGAATTTGTAATAGACGAAGAAACAATAGGATATGAAGTTAATGATACTGCAACTCAAGAAAATATTTTTAATTTATTAATGAAATTTGATGAAGATATAAAAGTAGAATTAGTAGTAGAGCAAATTATGCCTGAATACACAAAAGCCTATTATGGGAATATAAAAAATGTAATAGGATCATATGTTACTAATTTTAATGCCAATAATACACAAAGAACAACTAATTTAATAGTAGGTGCCAAAAAGATAGATGGAACTTTACTGCATCCTAATGAAGTCTTTTCTACAAATGAAAAACTTTCGCCAGTTAATATCCAAAATGGTTATCAACCAGCACCAATTATTGTGAATGGAAGATTAGAAGATGGCGTTGGTGGAGGTATTTGTCAGGTAGCAACAACATTGTACAATGCAGTATTGTTTTCAGAGATAGATATTCTAGAACGACGTAACCATTCTATGCCAGTAGCCTATGTAGATCTTGGAAAAGATGCTGTACTCCTTAGTAGTGTATTAGATTTAAAATTCAAAAACTCTACAGAGTATCCTATATACATTGAAAGCTATATAGAAGGAAGTTCATTATATGTTAAAATATATGGATTAGAAGAACGACCTGCCAATAGATATTTGGAATTTGAATCGGTGACTATAGGTGAAGTTAGTCCGCCTCCGGCCAACATAATTTACGATGATACAATGTTAGAAGGCGTAAGAAAAGTAGAACAAAAGGAAGTTGTAGGTTATACAGTTAAACTATATAAGCATATTTACATTGATAATGTTTGGAAAGAAAAAGTACTAGTGAACAATAGTAATTATAGAGCTACACCTGCAACAATAAGAGTAGGAACAAAAAGTCCAAATAACAATAGTAGTGTTGTAGCAACACCAAGTGTACCAACAAATACTACAGAAATTAATGAAGAAAAAGAAATAGAGTTTATGGAAGATGTAGAAGTGATTAATACAGATGAGATTGAAACTGTAACAAATGAAACACAACAAAACGGAGACTCTATAGTAAATACAGAAGAGGCTTCAGAGGAAAATACTGAGGATTAAAGTTAGAAGGGAGGCAACCAACAAACACACAGTAATCTTGTTGGTTGATTATACAAAAGATGGAAGTTGGAAAAATATCTGAAACCGTGTTAAAAAGATCCGTTTTAAAACAGATAAAGCATAGAAGAAATGAAATACTAGTAAAGCCTAATGTAGGAGAAGATTGTTCTATACTAAAACTTAATGAAGATGAATTATTTGTTGTAACAACAGACCCAATTACTGGAGCAACAGAGGACATTGGGTCTTTGGCTATTCATGTAACGGCCAATGATTTAGCTTCTAGTGGTGCTGAACCAATAGCAGTACTTGTAACCATCTTATTGCCAGAAGGGGCAAGTGAAAAAACACTTAAAACAATCATGCAAGATATTGAAAAAACTTGTGTAGAATTGGACATGGAAGTAATAGGAGGGCATACAGAGGTAACGAAAGCTGTTAACCAACCTATTGTATCAGTTATGGGTATAGGCAAGTGTAAAAAAGATAATATGATTACAACCAGCAATGCAAAAGCAGGACAAGATATTGTATTAACAAAATGGGCAGGTCTAGAGGGTACTGCCATAATAGCAAAAGAAAAAGAAGAAGAACTTCTTAAAAAATACAATAAAGAATTTATTGAAAGTGCAAAAAGATACAGTGATGAGCTGTCTGTAATAAAAGAAAGTAAAATAGGAGTTAGCTTAGGGGTTACCTCTATGCACGATGTAACTGAAGGTGGCATCTTTGGCGCTTTATGGGAATTAGCAAGTTCAGCCAATTTAGGATTTGAAGTAGAGTTAAATAAAATACCTATAAAACAAGAAACTATTGAAATTTGCGAGTTTTTCAACTTAAATCCTTATAAGCTTATTTCAAGTGGCTGTCTGTTACTAACAATTGATAATGGGGAAGCCCTTGTTAAAGAACTAAGAAGGGCCAAGATAGAGGCAACCGTAATAGGGACATTGAATACCTCAAACAATAAAGAAATTATACAAGAGGGGAAAAGAAGAACTCTGGAACCACCAAAAAGTGATGAACTCTATAAAATATACATATAGGTAAATAAAGAGATTTCATTATAAAAAAATAGGAGGTAAGTTAATGAGACAACAGATTTTAGAAGCTTTAGAAAAAAACAGTAAAATCAGCGTACAAGAATTAGGAATCCTGCTAAGTGCTGAAG includes the following:
- a CDS encoding VanW family protein, which codes for MDKSISNKKIKKIILITLAIILSAILLSFVVGYTYIKKAINNDIIYEGIFINDVHVGGLTKEEAYEVIDEIVNNIKSNTLTIYYEDRINETVTFEELGFDAINKNIVDEAFSIGKEGNILKRFREIKILEEEHKYYELIFDYDTNTIISIIDSIKNNFSIKPKNAIIQRINKEFVIDEETIGYEVNDTATQENIFNLLMKFDEDIKVELVVEQIMPEYTKAYYGNIKNVIGSYVTNFNANNTQRTTNLIVGAKKIDGTLLHPNEVFSTNEKLSPVNIQNGYQPAPIIVNGRLEDGVGGGICQVATTLYNAVLFSEIDILERRNHSMPVAYVDLGKDAVLLSSVLDLKFKNSTEYPIYIESYIEGSSLYVKIYGLEERPANRYLEFESVTIGEVSPPPANIIYDDTMLEGVRKVEQKEVVGYTVKLYKHIYIDNVWKEKVLVNNSNYRATPATIRVGTKSPNNNSSVVATPSVPTNTTEINEEKEIEFMEDVEVINTDEIETVTNETQQNGDSIVNTEEASEENTED
- the pheA gene encoding prephenate dehydratase, with the translated sequence MSLNIAYYGVPGSFSEQALLDYFPNNVNPINNEKFEGVFKELEKDDVHYGVVPIENSSTGPVSEIYDLLNTYPYHIVGEVFVKVEHHLLATKDATLESIQEVYSHPQAFEQCRPFLDQYNWSIVPHFSTASSAEHVKNSNNPKIASISSKKAAELYGLQVLAPNINYNTTNTTRFIILGKSHKINSSCNKISVVFTTEHKAGALYSALKSFSEYNINMLKIESRPVVHTPWQYYFYIDFEGNLDNPSIKKAINSMENDCVYFKLLGNYKSATL
- the truA gene encoding tRNA pseudouridine(38-40) synthase TruA, which produces MNKRNIRLDIIYDGTKYLGWQRLQNSDKTIQGKIEQVLSRMTNEEIEIIGSGRTDAGVHGRGQVANFYTFSQKSVENIKEYLNQYLPKDIAITEVTEVGERFHSRYNVTKKTYLYRIWTKDFPPVFEDPYTYWYNKPLDIEKMKEASLLLVGKKDYQSFSNKKTKKSTVRDIKDITIEITDDELKIYITADGFLYNMVRIIVGTLIEVGEGKTKIQSIKDMLEAKERANAGERAPAKGLSLYKVYYD
- a CDS encoding AIR synthase family protein codes for the protein MEVGKISETVLKRSVLKQIKHRRNEILVKPNVGEDCSILKLNEDELFVVTTDPITGATEDIGSLAIHVTANDLASSGAEPIAVLVTILLPEGASEKTLKTIMQDIEKTCVELDMEVIGGHTEVTKAVNQPIVSVMGIGKCKKDNMITTSNAKAGQDIVLTKWAGLEGTAIIAKEKEEELLKKYNKEFIESAKRYSDELSVIKESKIGVSLGVTSMHDVTEGGIFGALWELASSANLGFEVELNKIPIKQETIEICEFFNLNPYKLISSGCLLLTIDNGEALVKELRRAKIEATVIGTLNTSNNKEIIQEGKRRTLEPPKSDELYKIYI
- the aroF gene encoding 3-deoxy-7-phosphoheptulonate synthase, encoding MIIILKPKTERKVIDELIVKIKDTGVQVHESKGENYYVLGLVGDTSRLTPEQFEGYDCVERSMRVQHPFKLASKLFHPEDTVINIEGVKIGGGNAAIIAGPCSIESEEQLLTIAKSVKESGANILRGGAYKPRSSPYSFQGMEIEGLKLLKKAKELTGLLTITEAICLDSIEHVAEYTDLIQIGARNMQNFALLKKAGKLNKPVVLKRGLSATMEEWLMAAEYIMSEGNSQVILCERGIRTFETYTRNTLDISAVPMIKEISHLPIIVDPSHAAGKWSMVEPLSKAAMAVGADGIMVEVHHQPENALSDGAQSLKPEKFKKLMENLAKMGL